Proteins from a genomic interval of Bradyrhizobium sp. CCBAU 53340:
- a CDS encoding GFA family protein yields MIDARCSCGALALSLPGPAKLVAACHCLECQRRTGAPFGVGAFYPVEAVAISGTPKEYVRSGESGGKVRCFFCADCGSTVFWKPDKFPGMMGVAVGAIADPKFPAPIKSVFERSKHGWVEITGVGIEHLQGSAPKPSG; encoded by the coding sequence ATGATCGACGCCAGATGCAGTTGTGGCGCGCTTGCGCTGTCGCTTCCGGGACCGGCCAAGCTGGTCGCGGCCTGTCACTGTCTCGAATGCCAGCGGCGGACCGGCGCACCATTCGGCGTTGGAGCCTTCTATCCGGTCGAGGCCGTCGCGATCTCGGGGACGCCGAAGGAATATGTTCGCTCAGGCGAGAGCGGCGGCAAGGTCCGCTGCTTTTTTTGCGCAGATTGCGGCTCGACGGTTTTTTGGAAGCCCGACAAGTTCCCTGGGATGATGGGTGTTGCCGTCGGCGCGATCGCTGACCCGAAGTTTCCGGCGCCGATCAAATCAGTGTTCGAGCGATCGAAGCATGGCTGGGTCGAGATCACGGGCGTCGGCATCGAGCATCTGCAAGGCAGTGCGCCGAAGCCTTCAGGCTGA
- the rlmB gene encoding 23S rRNA (guanosine(2251)-2'-O)-methyltransferase RlmB, protein MKDKKFAPRGPRGGAKPFNRTGKSAGRPAWRERDSHPDGPVILYGWHTVTMALANPQRRIRKLTLTENAARRLADENIQTRIAPEIVRPQEIDRLLSPDAVHQGLLAEADPLPSPDIETLKQEGMVLVLDQITDPHNVGAILRSAAAFAVKAIVTTARHSPEATGVLAKAASGALELVPMVTVQNLARALTALNERGFQTVGLDSEGSEDLSDVTLREPLALVLGAEGKGLRQLTRETCSVVARLDMPGEIKSLNVSNAAVLSLYVGASRLGLMKR, encoded by the coding sequence ATGAAGGATAAAAAATTTGCTCCGAGGGGGCCCCGCGGCGGGGCTAAGCCCTTCAATAGAACAGGAAAATCGGCTGGCCGGCCGGCCTGGCGCGAGCGCGATTCGCACCCCGACGGGCCCGTCATCCTCTATGGCTGGCACACCGTCACCATGGCGCTCGCCAACCCGCAGCGGCGGATCCGCAAGCTGACGCTGACCGAGAACGCCGCACGGCGCCTGGCCGATGAAAACATCCAAACCCGGATTGCCCCCGAGATCGTCCGTCCCCAGGAGATCGATCGCCTGCTCTCGCCGGATGCCGTGCACCAGGGGCTGCTCGCCGAGGCCGATCCCCTGCCCTCGCCTGACATCGAGACCTTGAAGCAGGAAGGCATGGTGCTGGTGCTCGACCAGATCACCGATCCGCACAATGTCGGCGCCATCCTGCGCTCGGCCGCGGCGTTCGCGGTGAAGGCGATCGTGACCACCGCGCGCCACAGCCCGGAAGCGACCGGCGTGCTGGCCAAGGCCGCCTCGGGCGCGCTGGAGCTGGTGCCGATGGTCACGGTGCAAAACCTCGCGCGTGCGCTGACCGCCCTGAACGAGCGCGGCTTCCAGACCGTCGGCCTCGACAGCGAAGGCAGCGAGGATCTTTCGGACGTGACCTTGCGCGAACCGCTTGCCCTCGTGCTCGGCGCCGAAGGCAAGGGCCTCAGGCAATTGACGCGCGAGACCTGCAGCGTGGTGGCGCGGCTCGACATGCCAGGCGAGATCAAGAGCCTCAACGTCTCGAACGCCGCGGTGCTCTCGCTCTATGTCGGTGCGAGCCGGCTGGGGCTGATGAAGCGCTAG
- a CDS encoding site-specific integrase has product MEAPTTAPAKRANGEKGSLGWLIQQYRKSRSWCDELSAGTRKQRSGILQQQEDENGDVPYAAIKRKDVEDGIMARTENQGRHFYDTMRGVFKWAVDNEHHDRNPTDGIKVKKDNGDGHLAWPIDLIEQFEKRWPIGSRQRLIFDVYLYIGLRRGDAARLGKQHIRRGTVHLMTEKSQGKMPIYVPVHPALAASIKACPSRGLAIIAKPDGTNFSKESVGNLFREAVEAAGIPVTKRGSKDKGYSGHGLRKASATIAAESGATEAELNAMFGWSGHQMAQLYTRKADRRRLAARAMAKWARPSSEDAVEAFDLEYLQLETERAENAA; this is encoded by the coding sequence GTGGAAGCACCGACCACTGCTCCAGCTAAGCGTGCGAACGGAGAGAAGGGATCGCTGGGTTGGTTGATCCAACAGTACCGCAAGTCGCGATCTTGGTGCGATGAGTTATCGGCAGGCACACGCAAACAACGCAGCGGCATCCTCCAACAGCAAGAAGATGAGAACGGCGATGTCCCGTACGCTGCGATCAAGCGCAAGGACGTCGAAGATGGCATCATGGCCCGCACCGAGAATCAGGGGCGGCACTTCTACGACACCATGCGCGGTGTTTTTAAGTGGGCTGTCGATAACGAGCACCATGATCGCAATCCCACCGATGGCATCAAAGTCAAAAAGGACAACGGTGACGGACATCTCGCATGGCCCATCGATTTGATTGAACAGTTCGAAAAGCGATGGCCGATCGGCAGCAGGCAGAGATTGATTTTTGATGTCTATCTCTATATCGGCCTTCGGCGCGGCGATGCAGCCCGACTAGGCAAGCAACACATTAGGCGCGGAACCGTGCACCTGATGACCGAGAAGAGCCAAGGCAAGATGCCCATCTATGTGCCGGTACATCCGGCGCTGGCAGCATCGATCAAGGCTTGTCCCTCGCGCGGTCTAGCAATCATCGCCAAGCCCGACGGCACCAACTTCAGCAAGGAGAGCGTTGGCAATCTCTTCCGCGAGGCGGTCGAGGCGGCCGGCATCCCGGTTACGAAGCGCGGATCGAAGGACAAGGGCTATTCCGGCCACGGCTTACGCAAGGCATCAGCGACCATCGCGGCCGAGAGCGGCGCCACGGAAGCGGAGCTGAACGCAATGTTCGGCTGGAGCGGCCACCAGATGGCGCAGTTGTACACACGAAAAGCTGACCGCAGGCGGCTGGCCGCACGCGCCATGGCGAAGTGGGCCCGCCCATCATCCGAAGATGCCGTGGAGGCATTCGACCTCGAATATCTTCAATTGGAGACCGAGCGCGCAGAGAACGCGGCGTGA
- a CDS encoding response regulator, translating into MLMSIEPKKRDVALVVDDSPETLRLLTDALDGAGMTVMVALDGASAMRIVDQITPDIVLLDAVMPGMDGFETCRRLKRDAGLANVPVIFMTGLAETEHIVRGLEAGGVDYVTKPIVIEEMLARIRVHLGNARLTQSARAALDVSGRFLFAVNRQGHILWATPQAQKLLADHHGAQADDFVLPPSLLQWLEQAKGRGSAKSQAASLPDNPQLRIYYMGETAPNEFLLRLSKEAGTALPPEFTSELGLTTREGEVLAWLSKGKTNRDIAQILGLSPRTVDKHLEQIYAKLGVENRTAAAAIATNASRRNS; encoded by the coding sequence ATGCTTATGAGCATTGAGCCGAAAAAGCGCGACGTCGCGCTCGTTGTCGACGACTCGCCGGAGACCTTGAGGCTGCTGACCGACGCGCTCGACGGCGCCGGAATGACTGTGATGGTGGCGCTCGACGGCGCCAGCGCGATGCGCATCGTCGACCAGATCACGCCCGACATCGTGCTGCTCGATGCCGTGATGCCCGGCATGGACGGGTTCGAGACCTGCCGGCGGCTCAAGCGCGACGCGGGCCTTGCGAATGTCCCTGTCATCTTCATGACGGGCCTGGCCGAAACCGAGCACATCGTGCGCGGGCTGGAGGCCGGCGGCGTCGATTACGTGACCAAGCCGATCGTGATTGAGGAGATGCTGGCGCGCATCCGCGTCCATCTCGGCAATGCGCGGCTGACCCAGAGCGCCCGGGCCGCGCTGGACGTCTCCGGCCGCTTCCTGTTCGCGGTCAACCGCCAGGGCCACATCCTTTGGGCAACACCGCAGGCACAGAAGCTACTGGCCGATCATCACGGCGCGCAGGCCGATGACTTCGTGCTGCCGCCGTCGCTGCTGCAATGGCTGGAGCAGGCGAAGGGCAGAGGCAGCGCGAAGTCGCAGGCAGCGTCCCTACCCGACAATCCGCAGCTCCGCATCTACTACATGGGCGAAACCGCGCCGAACGAGTTTCTGCTTCGGCTGTCCAAGGAAGCCGGCACGGCGCTGCCGCCGGAATTTACCAGCGAACTCGGCCTCACCACGCGCGAGGGCGAGGTGCTGGCTTGGCTTAGCAAGGGCAAGACCAACCGCGACATCGCGCAGATCCTGGGGTTGAGCCCGCGCACCGTCGACAAGCATCTGGAGCAGATCTACGCCAAGCTCGGCGTGGAGAACCGGACCGCAGCGGCGGCGATTGCGACGAACGCAAGCCGGCGCAATTCATAA
- a CDS encoding ATP-binding protein, translated as MAGRQRIDRVRRQYNQWVANQTLEDYALRFTAKSARRWSAARVANTAIGAISFLVLEAIGGTITLNYGVTNAASAILVVSAIIFCCGVPIAYYAAKCGIDIDLLTRGAGFGYIGSTVTSLIYASFTFIFFAIEAVILATALEMCLGIPRPIGYLISAIAIIPLVTYGITLISRFQLWTQPLWIILHILPFAAIAWASPHAFTEWHKFAGEHGDLGGHFDLLLFGVASSVVFSLVAQIGEQVDFLRFLPRDRRTSKASWWIALMSAGPGWIVLGALKLLAGSFLAFFALSHGVPPEEAAEPAHMYLVAFRYVLSDPDLALALTGFFVVLSQIKINVTNAYAGSIAWSNFFSRLTHSHPGRVVWLVFNVMVALLLMEIGVYKALEQTLALYSNVAIAWVGALVSDLVINKPLGLRPPQMEFKRAHLYDINPVGVGAMTLAIIVSIAAFYGLFGPTMKALAAFVALTVAFVTAPVIAWLTDGKFYIARKPKRSWANIEAIQCCICEHSFEPEDTTSCPAYAGPICSLCCSLDARCHDLCKPHGRAQVQFSEALGKILPQPIYQRINSQFGHYIGVFVVSAGLVALVLGLIYLQTSASVHGENALVSNVLWKVFFSLSIIIGVVAWLFVLAQQSRRAAEAETRRQTALLIQEIDAHKRTDAELQRAKEVAESANLAKSRYVVGLSHELRSPLNAISGYAQLLEQDATLNTKPRDQVRVVRRSADHLSGLIDGILDISKIEAGRLYLSRDEVRLSEFLDQLVGMFRLQAGAKGIDFVFRRPTTLPSVVYADEKRLRQVLINLLSNAIKFTQTGSVQFVVHYRSPVAEFEVIDTGPGIQSDDLERIFAPFERGALGVSQPQTGTGLGLTISRLLAGVMGGDIKVTSTVGRGSTFKVKMLLSEVTNPRRTAPVEAPVSGYHGARKTILITDDDPVHRDLLREVLTPLGFILLSAADGPGCLALAQHCRPDLFLLDISMPGMDGWTVAEQLRAAGHHQARILMVSASALEAHGAPLAQPFHDGYLMKPIDIPRLLETIRQLLKVEWQYGSEETVVPLWRPESCSRPPVRHIEALIGLGQIGYVKAIQLKLDEIGSEHPEHADFVVEMRSLVDRFDLDQYMTTLKTLHAYEH; from the coding sequence GTGGCAGGGCGGCAGCGAATAGACCGCGTCAGGCGCCAGTACAACCAATGGGTCGCCAACCAGACGCTGGAAGACTACGCGCTGCGCTTCACGGCCAAGAGCGCGCGACGCTGGTCCGCCGCGCGCGTCGCTAACACCGCGATTGGCGCGATTTCTTTTCTGGTGCTGGAGGCAATCGGCGGTACCATCACCCTCAACTACGGCGTGACCAACGCCGCTTCTGCAATTCTCGTCGTCTCCGCCATCATCTTCTGCTGCGGCGTTCCGATTGCCTATTATGCCGCCAAATGCGGCATCGACATTGACCTGCTCACGCGCGGTGCCGGCTTCGGCTATATCGGCTCGACCGTCACCTCGCTAATCTACGCCTCCTTCACCTTCATCTTCTTTGCCATCGAGGCGGTGATCCTCGCGACCGCGTTGGAGATGTGCCTGGGGATTCCCCGCCCGATCGGCTACCTTATCAGCGCGATCGCGATCATCCCGTTGGTGACCTACGGCATCACGCTGATCAGCCGCTTCCAGCTCTGGACCCAGCCGCTCTGGATCATCCTGCACATCCTGCCCTTTGCCGCGATCGCATGGGCGAGCCCCCACGCCTTCACGGAATGGCACAAATTCGCCGGCGAGCACGGCGACCTCGGCGGCCATTTCGATCTGCTGCTGTTCGGCGTCGCATCTTCCGTCGTATTCTCGCTGGTGGCGCAGATCGGCGAGCAGGTCGACTTCCTGCGATTTCTGCCGCGCGACCGCCGCACCTCCAAGGCGTCGTGGTGGATCGCGCTGATGAGCGCGGGGCCGGGCTGGATCGTGCTCGGCGCGCTGAAGCTGCTGGCGGGTTCGTTCCTCGCCTTCTTTGCTCTCAGCCACGGCGTGCCGCCCGAGGAAGCCGCCGAGCCCGCGCATATGTATCTCGTGGCGTTTCGCTACGTATTGTCGGATCCGGACCTCGCACTGGCGCTCACCGGCTTCTTCGTGGTGCTGTCGCAGATCAAGATCAACGTCACCAACGCCTATGCCGGCTCGATCGCCTGGTCGAATTTCTTCTCGCGCCTGACGCATAGCCATCCCGGCCGCGTTGTCTGGCTGGTGTTCAACGTGATGGTGGCGCTGCTGCTGATGGAGATCGGCGTCTATAAGGCGCTGGAGCAGACGCTCGCGCTCTATTCCAACGTCGCGATCGCCTGGGTCGGCGCGCTGGTATCTGATCTCGTCATCAACAAGCCGCTTGGGCTTCGCCCGCCGCAAATGGAGTTCAAGCGGGCGCATCTCTACGACATCAATCCGGTCGGCGTCGGCGCGATGACGCTCGCGATCATCGTCTCGATCGCAGCGTTCTACGGTCTGTTCGGCCCGACCATGAAGGCGCTCGCCGCCTTCGTCGCGCTGACGGTGGCTTTCGTCACCGCGCCTGTGATCGCGTGGCTCACCGACGGAAAATTCTACATCGCGCGCAAGCCGAAGCGAAGCTGGGCCAATATCGAGGCGATACAGTGCTGTATCTGCGAGCACAGCTTTGAGCCCGAGGATACCACCTCCTGCCCGGCCTATGCCGGCCCGATCTGCTCGCTGTGCTGCTCGCTCGACGCCCGCTGCCACGATCTATGCAAGCCCCATGGACGGGCGCAGGTGCAGTTCTCCGAGGCACTCGGAAAAATCCTGCCGCAGCCTATCTATCAGCGCATCAACTCGCAGTTCGGCCACTACATCGGCGTGTTCGTCGTTTCCGCAGGCCTCGTGGCGCTGGTGCTTGGGCTAATCTACCTGCAAACATCAGCAAGCGTGCACGGCGAGAACGCGCTGGTCTCCAACGTGCTGTGGAAGGTGTTCTTTTCGCTCAGCATCATCATCGGCGTGGTCGCCTGGCTGTTCGTGCTGGCACAGCAGAGCCGCCGAGCAGCGGAGGCCGAGACGCGGCGGCAGACTGCGCTCCTCATCCAGGAAATCGACGCGCACAAGCGAACCGATGCCGAGCTGCAGCGCGCCAAGGAGGTTGCCGAATCCGCCAACCTTGCCAAGAGCCGCTATGTGGTGGGACTGAGCCACGAGCTGCGCTCGCCGCTGAACGCGATCAGCGGTTATGCGCAACTTCTGGAGCAGGATGCGACGCTGAACACCAAGCCGCGCGACCAGGTTCGCGTCGTCCGCCGCAGCGCCGACCATCTCTCCGGCCTGATCGACGGCATTCTGGACATTTCCAAGATCGAGGCGGGCAGGCTCTATCTCTCCCGCGACGAAGTCCGCCTGAGCGAATTCCTCGATCAGCTGGTCGGCATGTTCCGCCTCCAGGCCGGCGCCAAGGGCATCGATTTTGTCTTCAGGCGGCCGACAACACTACCGAGCGTCGTCTATGCCGACGAGAAGCGACTGCGTCAGGTGCTGATCAACCTGCTCTCCAACGCCATCAAATTCACCCAGACCGGCAGCGTCCAGTTCGTCGTGCATTACCGCAGCCCGGTCGCCGAGTTCGAGGTGATCGACACCGGGCCCGGTATCCAGAGCGACGATCTCGAACGCATCTTTGCGCCGTTCGAGCGCGGCGCGCTCGGGGTCTCGCAGCCGCAGACAGGCACAGGGCTGGGCCTCACCATCAGCCGGTTGCTCGCCGGCGTGATGGGCGGCGACATCAAGGTCACCAGCACCGTCGGCCGCGGCAGCACATTCAAGGTGAAGATGCTGCTGTCGGAGGTCACCAATCCCCGGCGCACCGCGCCGGTGGAGGCGCCGGTCTCAGGCTATCATGGCGCACGCAAGACCATCCTCATCACCGACGACGACCCTGTTCATCGCGATCTCCTGCGCGAGGTGCTGACGCCGCTCGGCTTCATCCTGCTGAGTGCCGCCGACGGCCCCGGCTGCCTTGCATTGGCGCAGCATTGCCGGCCGGACCTGTTCCTGCTTGACATCTCCATGCCTGGCATGGACGGCTGGACGGTGGCGGAACAGCTGCGCGCAGCAGGCCATCACCAGGCTCGCATCCTGATGGTGTCGGCAAGCGCGCTGGAGGCGCATGGCGCACCGCTCGCACAGCCGTTCCATGACGGCTATCTCATGAAGCCGATCGACATTCCGCGATTGCTGGAGACCATCAGACAATTGCTCAAGGTTGAATGGCAGTACGGCTCGGAGGAGACGGTCGTGCCGCTGTGGCGGCCGGAGAGTTGCTCGCGGCCGCCGGTCAGGCACATCGAGGCGCTGATCGGGCTCGGCCAGATCGGCTACGTCAAAGCCATCCAACTCAAGCTGGACGAGATCGGCAGCGAGCATCCTGAACACGCAGATTTCGTCGTCGAAATGCGATCGCTGGTCGATCGCTTCGACCTTGATCAATACATGACAACATTGAAAACACTGCATGCTTATGAGCATTGA
- the urtA gene encoding urea ABC transporter substrate-binding protein, translating into MSDETNKGLLSPLRRKLLMGMAAVPAITMLPRASFAQAPATSAVNTTGLAVTDTEVTVGILHSATGTMAISETGSIEAEKLAIEQINAAGGVLGRKIKFIQEDGASDWPTFAEKAKKLLVNDKVAAIMGCWTSASRKAVLPVVEQYNGMLYYPTFYEGLEQSKNVIYTGQEATQQILAGLNWIAKEKGAKTFFFIGSDYIWPRTSNKIARKHVENVLKGKVVGEEYYPLGNTQFNSVINKIKLTKPDVIFTDVVGGSNVAFYKQLKAAGIDLAKQPLLTISVTEDEIDGIGGENIAGAYACMKYFQSLDNPNNKAFVPAFKKMWGEKTVIGDVTQAAYLGPWLWKLTVEKAGSFDVDKIAAASPGVEFKGAPEGYVRIHENHHLWSKTRVGRAKLDGQFELIYETADLVEPDPFPKGYQ; encoded by the coding sequence ATGTCAGACGAAACCAACAAGGGCTTGTTGTCGCCGCTCCGGCGCAAACTATTGATGGGAATGGCGGCCGTTCCGGCCATCACGATGCTGCCGCGGGCGTCGTTTGCGCAGGCCCCGGCGACTTCGGCGGTCAACACCACCGGCCTTGCCGTCACCGACACCGAGGTGACGGTCGGCATCCTGCATTCGGCGACCGGTACCATGGCCATCTCCGAAACCGGCTCGATTGAGGCCGAAAAGCTTGCCATCGAGCAGATCAACGCCGCCGGCGGCGTGCTCGGCCGCAAGATCAAGTTCATCCAGGAAGATGGCGCCAGCGACTGGCCCACCTTCGCGGAGAAGGCGAAGAAGCTGCTCGTGAACGACAAGGTTGCGGCGATCATGGGGTGCTGGACCTCGGCCTCGCGCAAGGCGGTGCTGCCTGTGGTCGAGCAGTACAACGGCATGCTCTACTACCCGACCTTCTACGAAGGTCTCGAGCAGTCCAAGAACGTGATCTACACCGGCCAGGAAGCGACCCAGCAGATCCTCGCCGGCCTGAACTGGATCGCCAAGGAGAAGGGCGCCAAAACCTTCTTCTTCATCGGTTCCGACTACATCTGGCCGCGCACCTCGAACAAGATTGCGCGCAAGCATGTCGAGAACGTGTTGAAGGGCAAGGTGGTCGGCGAGGAGTATTATCCGCTCGGCAACACCCAGTTCAACTCGGTCATTAACAAGATCAAGCTGACCAAGCCCGACGTGATCTTCACCGACGTCGTCGGCGGCTCCAACGTCGCCTTCTACAAGCAGCTCAAGGCCGCCGGCATCGATCTCGCGAAGCAGCCGCTGCTGACCATCTCGGTGACCGAGGACGAAATCGACGGCATCGGCGGCGAGAATATCGCGGGCGCCTATGCCTGCATGAAGTACTTCCAGTCGCTCGACAACCCGAACAACAAGGCCTTCGTGCCCGCGTTCAAGAAGATGTGGGGCGAAAAGACCGTGATCGGAGACGTCACCCAGGCTGCCTATCTCGGTCCGTGGCTGTGGAAGTTGACGGTCGAGAAGGCCGGCTCCTTCGACGTCGACAAGATCGCGGCAGCTTCCCCCGGCGTCGAGTTCAAGGGCGCGCCGGAAGGCTATGTGCGCATCCACGAGAACCATCACCTCTGGTCGAAGACCCGCGTCGGCCGCGCCAAGCTCGATGGCCAGTTCGAGCTGATCTACGAGACCGCCGATCTCGTTGAGCCGGATCCGTTCCCCAAGGGCTACCAGTAA
- the urtB gene encoding urea ABC transporter permease subunit UrtB, whose product MFGDYSLGDLGSIFVMQGFAGLILFSVYVLMALGLAIIFGQMGVINMAHGEFMILGAYVTWMTSNLFQTYMPGLFGGYFFLAMILAFLASGALGMLVEWVLIRHLYKRPLDTLLATWGLSLMLQQAYRSVFGAREVGVELPQWMLGSLQVTSSIEVPINGVFVMCLTVLITIGVAYVMFKSRWGRQVRAVVQNRIMAGAVGINTEKVDRYTFGLGCGIAGVAGSAFTMIGSTGPTSGQLYIVDTFLVVVFGGAASLLGTIASAFSISQTQSTLEFFMSGSMAKVLTLLAVVGILMLRPQGLFALKVRK is encoded by the coding sequence ATGTTCGGCGACTACTCGCTTGGTGATCTTGGCTCCATCTTCGTCATGCAGGGTTTTGCAGGACTGATCCTGTTCTCTGTCTACGTGCTGATGGCGCTCGGTCTTGCGATCATCTTCGGCCAGATGGGCGTCATCAATATGGCCCACGGCGAGTTCATGATCCTTGGGGCCTACGTCACCTGGATGACCTCCAATCTGTTCCAGACCTACATGCCTGGCCTGTTCGGCGGCTACTTCTTCCTCGCCATGATCCTCGCCTTCCTCGCCTCTGGTGCGCTGGGGATGCTGGTGGAATGGGTGCTGATACGACATCTCTACAAGCGTCCGCTCGACACGCTGCTCGCGACCTGGGGTCTTAGCCTGATGTTGCAGCAGGCCTATCGCTCCGTGTTCGGCGCGCGCGAGGTCGGCGTCGAGCTGCCGCAATGGATGCTCGGCTCGCTGCAGGTGACCTCCAGCATCGAAGTGCCGATCAACGGCGTCTTCGTGATGTGCCTGACGGTGCTGATCACCATTGGCGTCGCCTATGTGATGTTCAAATCGCGCTGGGGCCGCCAGGTCCGCGCCGTGGTGCAGAATCGCATCATGGCTGGCGCCGTCGGCATCAACACCGAGAAGGTCGACCGCTACACCTTCGGCCTCGGCTGCGGCATCGCCGGTGTCGCCGGCAGCGCCTTCACCATGATCGGCTCGACCGGGCCGACCTCGGGCCAGCTCTACATCGTCGACACGTTCCTGGTGGTCGTGTTCGGCGGCGCTGCAAGCCTGCTCGGCACCATCGCCTCGGCCTTCTCGATCTCCCAGACGCAATCCACCCTCGAGTTTTTCATGTCGGGCTCGATGGCCAAGGTGCTGACGCTGCTCGCCGTTGTCGGAATCCTGATGCTGCGGCCGCAGGGGCTGTTCGCCCTCAAGGTCCGCAAGTGA
- the urtC gene encoding urea ABC transporter permease subunit UrtC, whose protein sequence is MTDNRFFNRSELIGILVLAVFLVVVLPLALDVFRLNLVAKYLTYAFVALGLVICWGYGGILSLGQGVFFGLGGYCMAMFLKLEASSVENTKIQSTPGIPDFMDWNQLTALPFFWKPFYSLTFTIAAIVLVPGIFALIIGTAMFKRRVGGTYFAIITQAVAAILTILIVGQQGYTGGINGMTDLRTLKGWDIRPDHAKIVLYFFEVGCLFVCIMIAQFVRHSKLGRILVAMREKEDRVRFSGYSVANFKIFAFCIAAVFAAIGGAMFALNVGFMSPSFVGIVPSIEMVIYTAVGGRLSILGAIYGTLLVNFAKTSLSETFPELWLFGLGGLFIAVVLAFPNGLAGIWGDYVQPRIDRLISSRKQKPEGWTDSSVADGAPAE, encoded by the coding sequence ATGACCGATAACAGGTTCTTCAATCGATCGGAGCTGATCGGAATTCTGGTGCTCGCGGTCTTCCTGGTGGTGGTGTTGCCGCTCGCGCTCGATGTCTTCAGGCTCAACCTCGTCGCAAAATATTTGACCTATGCCTTCGTCGCGTTGGGGCTGGTGATCTGCTGGGGTTATGGCGGCATTCTCAGCCTTGGTCAGGGCGTATTCTTCGGCCTCGGCGGCTATTGCATGGCGATGTTCCTCAAGCTCGAGGCCTCGAGCGTTGAGAACACCAAGATCCAGTCGACGCCGGGCATCCCCGACTTCATGGACTGGAATCAGCTCACCGCGCTGCCGTTCTTCTGGAAGCCGTTCTACAGCCTCACCTTCACGATCGCGGCGATCGTCCTGGTGCCGGGCATCTTCGCCCTGATCATCGGCACCGCGATGTTCAAGCGCCGCGTCGGCGGCACTTACTTCGCCATCATCACCCAGGCGGTCGCGGCGATCCTGACGATCCTGATCGTGGGCCAGCAGGGTTACACCGGCGGCATCAACGGCATGACCGATCTGCGCACGCTGAAGGGATGGGACATCAGGCCCGATCACGCCAAGATCGTGCTCTACTTCTTCGAGGTCGGCTGCCTGTTTGTCTGCATCATGATCGCGCAGTTCGTCCGGCACTCCAAACTCGGGCGCATCCTGGTCGCGATGCGCGAGAAGGAGGACCGGGTCCGCTTCTCCGGCTACAGCGTCGCGAACTTCAAGATCTTCGCCTTCTGTATCGCCGCCGTGTTCGCCGCGATCGGCGGCGCCATGTTCGCGCTCAACGTCGGCTTCATGTCGCCGTCCTTCGTCGGCATCGTGCCGTCGATCGAAATGGTGATCTACACCGCGGTCGGCGGCCGGCTGTCCATCCTGGGGGCGATCTACGGCACGCTGCTGGTGAATTTCGCCAAGACCAGTCTCTCAGAGACGTTCCCTGAATTGTGGCTGTTCGGCCTCGGCGGCCTGTTCATCGCCGTGGTGCTCGCCTTCCCGAATGGGCTTGCCGGCATCTGGGGCGACTATGTGCAGCCGCGCATCGATCGCTTGATCTCGTCGCGCAAACAAAAACCCGAGGGTTGGACCGACAGCTCGGTCGCCGACGGCGCCCCGGCGGAGTGA
- the urtD gene encoding urea ABC transporter ATP-binding protein UrtD has product MLVGHQPKEFLLAVEALTVSFDGFKAVNDLSFYVDENEIRVIIGPNGAGKTTVLDLICGKTKATSGSIQFRGKELTRMKENEIVKAGVGRKFQNPSIYDDLTVFENLEISYPRGRSVFGALTFTRDAAVRDRVHEVAEMIFLQDKLNMSADLLSHGQKQWLEIGMLLIQDPDLLMLDEPVAGMSVSERAKTAELLNRIIKNRSVLVIEHDMKFVEDIAHKVTVLHQGQILSEGTMEKVQNDPKVIEVYLGH; this is encoded by the coding sequence ATGCTCGTAGGTCATCAGCCCAAGGAATTCCTGCTCGCTGTCGAGGCACTCACCGTGTCGTTCGACGGGTTCAAGGCGGTCAACGATCTCTCCTTCTATGTCGACGAGAACGAGATCCGCGTCATCATCGGCCCCAACGGTGCCGGCAAAACCACCGTGCTCGACCTGATCTGCGGCAAGACCAAAGCGACGTCAGGCTCGATCCAGTTCCGCGGCAAGGAGCTGACGCGGATGAAGGAGAACGAGATCGTCAAGGCCGGGGTGGGGCGCAAATTCCAGAACCCGTCGATCTACGACGATCTCACGGTGTTCGAGAACCTTGAGATCTCCTACCCGCGCGGCCGCTCGGTGTTCGGGGCGCTGACCTTCACCCGCGATGCTGCCGTGCGCGACCGGGTGCATGAGGTCGCGGAGATGATCTTCCTGCAGGACAAGCTGAATATGAGCGCCGACCTGCTCAGCCACGGCCAGAAACAATGGCTCGAGATCGGCATGCTGCTGATCCAGGACCCGGACCTTCTGATGCTCGACGAACCCGTCGCCGGCATGAGCGTCTCCGAGCGCGCCAAAACCGCCGAACTGCTCAACCGCATCATCAAGAACCGGTCGGTGCTCGTGATCGAGCACGACATGAAGTTCGTTGAGGACATCGCGCACAAGGTCACCGTGCTGCACCAGGGCCAGATCCTCTCGGAGGGGACGATGGAGAAGGTGCAGAACGATCCCAAGGTCATTGAAGTGTATCTCGGCCATTAA